One segment of Aggregicoccus sp. 17bor-14 DNA contains the following:
- a CDS encoding RtcB family protein, with translation MGWKETLERQGEGHWVLPRTKTMKVHADLFLTDKLLFGEGPEAPGLPGPQGLEESVFDQVVNAASFPGVTRVAVTPDCHLGYGVPIGTAVETEGILLPTAAGYDIGCGMVQLRTTLMAEDVADAQKRRRWIDEVTKRIAVGVGASRVQKQRSVSAKTFAEVVRHGAKALGRTNSTTERDFLPVEDDRVDIPERAAGKREQLGSLGGGNHFTEMQVDQDGHVWVMLHTGSRGFGWNIAKHFFIEGAHALGLRRHSEDFVWLDADSRMGRDYWNLHNMAANFAVANRLIIGEAVAAALEEVFGGTADIYYEISHNLIQKEAGRFVARKGSTRAFPAGHPALRGTTWAGTGHPILIPGSMETGSAILFAEAGSEKSIHSVNHGAGRRMSRAEAKRSLSQGETDRRMQEAGILLSTRTTPLDESGPCYKNLDDVLEAVEAAGLARVHQRLRPIACIKGAD, from the coding sequence ATGGGCTGGAAGGAGACCCTGGAGCGGCAGGGCGAGGGGCACTGGGTGCTGCCGCGCACCAAGACGATGAAGGTGCACGCGGACCTGTTCCTCACCGACAAGCTGCTCTTCGGCGAGGGGCCGGAGGCGCCGGGCCTGCCGGGCCCGCAGGGCTTGGAGGAGAGCGTGTTCGACCAGGTGGTGAACGCGGCCTCCTTCCCGGGTGTCACCCGCGTGGCCGTCACCCCGGACTGCCACCTCGGCTACGGGGTGCCCATCGGCACGGCGGTGGAGACGGAGGGCATCCTGCTGCCCACGGCGGCCGGCTACGACATCGGCTGCGGCATGGTGCAGCTGCGCACCACGCTGATGGCCGAGGACGTGGCGGACGCGCAGAAGCGGCGCCGGTGGATCGACGAGGTGACGAAGCGCATCGCGGTGGGCGTGGGCGCGAGCCGCGTGCAGAAGCAGCGCAGCGTGAGCGCGAAGACCTTCGCCGAGGTGGTGCGCCACGGCGCCAAGGCGCTGGGCCGCACCAACAGCACCACCGAGCGCGACTTCCTCCCGGTGGAGGACGACCGCGTGGACATCCCCGAGCGCGCGGCGGGCAAGCGCGAGCAGCTGGGCTCGCTCGGCGGCGGCAACCACTTCACCGAGATGCAGGTGGACCAGGACGGCCACGTGTGGGTGATGCTGCACACCGGCAGCCGCGGCTTCGGCTGGAACATCGCGAAGCACTTCTTCATCGAGGGCGCGCACGCGCTCGGCCTGCGCCGCCACAGCGAGGACTTCGTGTGGCTGGACGCGGACAGCCGCATGGGCCGCGACTACTGGAACCTGCACAACATGGCCGCGAACTTCGCCGTCGCGAACCGGCTGATCATCGGCGAGGCGGTGGCCGCGGCGCTCGAGGAGGTGTTCGGCGGGACGGCGGACATCTACTACGAGATCTCGCACAACCTCATCCAGAAGGAGGCGGGGCGCTTCGTGGCGCGCAAGGGCAGCACGCGCGCCTTTCCCGCGGGGCACCCGGCGCTGCGCGGCACCACCTGGGCGGGCACCGGCCACCCCATCCTCATCCCCGGCTCCATGGAGACCGGCAGCGCCATCCTCTTCGCCGAAGCTGGCAGCGAGAAGAGCATCCACTCGGTGAACCACGGCGCAGGCCGCCGCATGAGCCGCGCCGAGGCGAAGCGCAGCTTGAGCCAGGGCGAGACCGACCGGCGCATGCAGGAGGCGGGCATCCTGCTCAGCACCCGCACGACGCCGCTCGACGAGAGCGGCCCCTGCTACAAGAACCTCGACGACGTGCTCGAGGCGGTGGAGGCGGCGGGGCTCGCGCGCGTGCACCAGCGCCTGCGCCCCATCGCCTGCATCAAGGGCGCGGACTAG
- a CDS encoding glycosyltransferase family 9 protein gives MAPAPHPAPPTPLKRLELLAKQLLALVGALLLWRPGRARRAAQLSARAGPWRVLLVRPDNRVGEALLTTPLLEALRSAGPEGAAMEVDLLVHQKVARVLEGHPAARRVRPFDRRRLWLGPLAPGVRALRRERYDVVVDCANWTAPSVTSALVSRLVAPRAMLLGPALWPVRLLHDVAVPARAGTRSEAAQRLHLLSALPGLAGPAAAAPRLSFRAPRLREGSPAAALLAGLRGRPYAVVNPGGRMGWRRVDPRVFAAGARALAAHGVLPVVTWGPGEEAVAAAVLAGAPGAQLAPPTDLDELAALMGGARLTLCNNTGPMHLSVAVGTPTLALFLHMELERWGHPGAPHRMLDLTPLPSASHDDAVAREVAAMLGTQGGSRETG, from the coding sequence ATGGCCCCTGCCCCGCACCCCGCCCCTCCCACCCCGCTCAAGCGCCTCGAGCTGCTGGCCAAGCAGCTGCTCGCGCTCGTGGGCGCGCTGCTCCTGTGGCGCCCGGGGCGCGCGCGCCGCGCGGCGCAGCTCTCGGCGCGCGCGGGCCCCTGGCGCGTGCTGCTGGTGCGCCCGGACAACCGCGTGGGCGAGGCCCTGCTCACCACGCCGCTGCTCGAGGCGCTGCGCAGCGCAGGCCCGGAGGGCGCGGCGATGGAGGTGGACCTGCTCGTGCACCAGAAGGTGGCGCGCGTGCTGGAGGGCCACCCGGCGGCGCGCCGCGTGCGCCCCTTCGACCGGCGCCGGCTGTGGCTGGGCCCCCTTGCGCCCGGCGTGCGCGCGCTGCGGCGCGAGCGCTACGACGTGGTGGTGGACTGCGCGAACTGGACCGCGCCCTCGGTCACCAGCGCGCTGGTGAGCCGGCTCGTCGCCCCGCGCGCGATGCTGCTGGGCCCCGCGCTGTGGCCGGTGCGCCTGCTGCACGACGTGGCGGTGCCGGCGCGCGCGGGCACCCGCAGCGAGGCGGCGCAGCGGCTGCACCTCCTCAGCGCCCTGCCCGGCCTCGCGGGCCCGGCGGCCGCCGCCCCCCGCCTCTCCTTCCGCGCGCCGCGGCTGCGCGAGGGCTCGCCTGCCGCGGCCCTGCTCGCGGGGCTGCGCGGCCGGCCCTACGCGGTGGTGAACCCGGGCGGGCGCATGGGCTGGCGGCGCGTGGACCCGCGGGTGTTCGCCGCCGGGGCGCGCGCGCTCGCGGCGCACGGGGTGCTCCCGGTGGTGACGTGGGGGCCAGGCGAGGAGGCGGTGGCCGCGGCCGTGCTGGCCGGGGCGCCGGGCGCGCAGCTCGCGCCGCCCACGGACCTGGACGAGCTGGCGGCCCTGATGGGCGGCGCGCGCCTCACGCTGTGCAACAACACCGGCCCGATGCACCTGTCGGTCGCGGTGGGCACGCCCACGCTCGCGCTGTTCCTGCACATGGAGCTGGAGCGCTGGGGGCACCCGGGGGCGCCGCACCGGATGCTGGACCTCACCCCGCTGCCGTCGGCCTCACATGACGACGCGGTGGCCCGGGAAGTGGCGGCGATGCTCGGGACGCAGGGCGGCTCGCGCGAGACGGGCTGA
- a CDS encoding response regulator has product MPIQKVLLVDDEDDIRTIGQLSLARVGGWQCALAPSGQVALELAQSFRPDLVLLDVMMPGMDGPSTFAALRALEPTREVPIIFMTAKVQKHEVARYLELGALGVISKPFDPMGLPADIRRLLAAAGGA; this is encoded by the coding sequence ATGCCCATCCAGAAGGTCCTGCTCGTCGACGACGAGGACGACATCCGCACCATCGGCCAGCTCAGCCTCGCGCGCGTGGGCGGCTGGCAGTGCGCGCTCGCACCCAGTGGGCAGGTGGCGCTCGAGCTCGCGCAGAGCTTCCGCCCGGACCTGGTGCTGCTGGACGTGATGATGCCGGGCATGGACGGGCCCAGCACCTTCGCCGCCCTGCGCGCGCTGGAGCCCACGCGCGAGGTGCCGATCATCTTCATGACCGCGAAGGTGCAGAAGCACGAGGTGGCGCGCTACCTCGAGCTGGGGGCGCTCGGGGTCATCAGCAAGCCCTTCGACCCCATGGGCCTGCCCGCGGACATCCGCCGCCTGCTCGCCGCCGCCGGGGGCGCATGA
- a CDS encoding response regulator, which translates to MSEAPVPPPPQSVPRRPLRRRGALLAAGSLVLLCVLFWRGRPGDTAEHDHYRTLLRELRVHSSDFEMQVLEMRLGLGSASRDQLQALHAEAQGLERFPAFLREGARRDLQERLQRYHARVDEAARHYEAFRQVDGPPGQADAALRAIAAQPLSREADSLIVSYLRHYGEALARAERFRLYLFVAGLLLVAYALFVLLRLSRASAQLEALNSGLEAHVAERTRALQEANAELRAAETRKAAVLEAALDCIVSLDEHGRIEEFNPAAERTFGHARASVLGRDFAQTVFPPEARERAWEKLVTGVLLADLGELGSRQEVVGQRVNGEVFPMELTVSRERTDGAPRFTAFLRDITDRKQVERMKDEFVSTVSHELRTPLTSIRGSLGLLEGGVMGELSPQALALVRIARDNSERLVRLVNDILDLEKMEAGKLELRQQRLEVAELVESTLGSLAPAAELARVRLRAQVTPGLAVRGDPDRLVQVLTNLVSNAVKFSPPDGEVLIGAHVEGTRVGFSVRDQGPGIAPEHRARLFGKFQQLDSSDTRSKGGTGLGLAISQGIMEQHGGRIVVDSEPGQGAIFRFSLPAAEPAPAPLPVFPEALPQVPDDGSRHSVLLVEDDVDLGHLVQRLLSQEGYRVLRAHTLAEARALLAVRTPDAVLMDLVLPDGEGLELVAQLRAVPATAGVPVVVVSGRAPAEGGGRSLPLLMDWMTKPFDEALLLQALRRAVREPGEARVLVVEDDEPTRSALCQGLSRLGVTCLQAADGVSALAAVRAQPPDLIILDVGLPRMDGFEVVDVLRQGKGRTTPLLVYSGKDLSPEDRRQLTLGITRHLTKARVSDEELLGSVRTLLHGLLGADMRSSGATPTKGTAS; encoded by the coding sequence ATGAGCGAGGCCCCCGTGCCGCCGCCGCCGCAGTCCGTCCCGCGCCGTCCGCTGCGCCGGCGCGGGGCGCTGCTCGCCGCCGGCTCGCTCGTGCTGCTGTGCGTGCTGTTCTGGCGCGGGCGCCCCGGGGACACGGCGGAGCACGACCACTACCGCACCCTGCTGCGCGAGCTGCGCGTGCACAGCAGCGACTTCGAGATGCAGGTGCTCGAGATGCGGCTGGGCCTGGGCAGCGCCTCGCGAGACCAGCTGCAGGCGCTGCACGCCGAGGCACAGGGCCTGGAGCGCTTCCCGGCCTTCCTGCGCGAGGGGGCCCGCCGTGACCTGCAGGAGCGCCTGCAGCGCTACCACGCCCGCGTGGACGAGGCCGCGCGCCACTACGAGGCCTTCCGCCAGGTGGACGGCCCCCCGGGACAGGCGGACGCGGCGCTGCGCGCGATCGCCGCCCAGCCCCTGAGCCGCGAGGCGGACAGCCTCATCGTCAGCTACCTGCGCCACTACGGCGAGGCGCTCGCGCGCGCCGAGCGCTTCCGGCTCTACCTCTTCGTCGCGGGGCTGCTGCTGGTCGCCTACGCGCTCTTCGTGCTGCTGCGCCTCAGCCGCGCGAGCGCCCAGCTGGAGGCGCTCAACAGCGGGCTGGAGGCGCACGTGGCCGAGCGCACGCGCGCGCTGCAGGAGGCCAACGCCGAGCTGCGCGCCGCCGAGACGCGCAAGGCCGCCGTGCTCGAGGCGGCGCTGGACTGCATCGTCTCGCTGGACGAGCACGGGCGCATCGAGGAGTTCAACCCGGCCGCCGAGCGCACCTTCGGCCACGCGCGCGCGAGCGTGCTGGGGCGCGACTTCGCCCAGACGGTGTTCCCCCCCGAGGCGCGCGAGCGCGCGTGGGAGAAGCTGGTCACCGGCGTGCTGCTCGCGGACCTGGGCGAGCTGGGCAGCCGCCAGGAGGTGGTGGGCCAGCGCGTCAACGGCGAGGTGTTCCCCATGGAGCTCACCGTGAGCCGCGAGCGCACCGACGGCGCGCCGCGCTTCACCGCCTTCCTGCGCGACATCACCGACCGCAAGCAGGTGGAGCGGATGAAGGACGAGTTCGTCTCCACCGTGAGCCACGAGCTGCGCACGCCGCTCACCTCCATCCGCGGCTCGCTCGGGCTGCTCGAGGGCGGGGTGATGGGCGAGCTGTCCCCGCAGGCGCTCGCGCTGGTGCGCATCGCGCGCGACAACAGCGAGCGCCTCGTGCGCCTGGTCAACGACATCCTGGACCTGGAGAAGATGGAGGCGGGCAAGCTGGAGCTGCGCCAGCAGCGGCTCGAAGTGGCGGAGCTCGTCGAGAGCACCCTCGGCTCGCTCGCCCCTGCCGCCGAGCTCGCGCGCGTGCGGCTGCGCGCGCAGGTGACGCCCGGGCTCGCGGTGCGCGGGGACCCGGACCGGCTGGTGCAGGTACTCACCAACCTCGTCTCCAACGCGGTGAAGTTCTCCCCGCCGGACGGCGAGGTGCTGATCGGGGCGCACGTGGAGGGCACGCGGGTGGGCTTCAGCGTGCGCGACCAGGGCCCGGGCATCGCGCCCGAGCACCGCGCGCGCCTCTTCGGCAAGTTCCAGCAGCTCGACAGCTCGGACACCCGCTCCAAGGGCGGCACCGGGCTGGGGCTCGCCATCTCCCAGGGCATCATGGAGCAGCACGGCGGGCGCATCGTGGTGGACAGCGAGCCGGGCCAGGGCGCCATCTTCCGCTTCTCGCTGCCGGCCGCCGAGCCCGCGCCCGCCCCGCTGCCCGTGTTCCCCGAGGCGCTGCCGCAGGTGCCCGACGACGGGAGCCGCCACAGCGTGCTGCTGGTGGAGGACGACGTGGACCTGGGCCACCTGGTGCAGCGGCTGCTCAGCCAGGAGGGCTACCGCGTGCTGCGCGCCCACACGCTGGCGGAGGCGCGCGCGCTGCTCGCGGTGCGCACCCCGGACGCGGTGCTGATGGATCTGGTCCTGCCGGACGGCGAGGGGCTGGAGCTGGTGGCGCAGCTGCGCGCGGTGCCCGCCACGGCGGGCGTGCCGGTGGTGGTGGTGAGCGGCCGCGCGCCGGCCGAGGGCGGCGGCCGCAGCCTCCCGCTGCTGATGGACTGGATGACCAAGCCCTTCGACGAGGCGCTGCTGCTGCAGGCGCTGCGGCGCGCGGTGCGCGAGCCCGGCGAGGCGCGGGTGCTGGTGGTGGAGGACGACGAGCCCACCCGCAGCGCCCTGTGCCAGGGCCTCTCGCGCCTCGGCGTCACCTGCCTGCAGGCGGCGGACGGCGTGAGCGCCCTGGCGGCCGTGCGCGCGCAGCCTCCGGACCTCATCATCCTGGACGTGGGGCTGCCGCGCATGGACGGCTTCGAGGTGGTGGACGTCCTGCGCCAGGGCAAGGGGCGCACCACCCCCCTGCTCGTCTACAGCGGCAAGGACCTCAGCCCCGAGGACCGCCGCCAGCTCACCCTGGGCATCACCCGCCACCTCACCAAGGCGCGCGTGAGCGACGAGGAGCTGCTGGGCAGCGTGCGCACGCTGCTGCACGGCCTGCTCGGCGCCGACATGCGCTCTTCCGGGGCAACGCCAACCAAGGGCACTGCGTCATGA